In Fundidesulfovibrio magnetotacticus, a single window of DNA contains:
- the gcvH gene encoding glycine cleavage system protein GcvH, giving the protein MYPADIKYTPSHEWARIEGDTATVGITSFAQEQLGDITFVDLPAVGAQVTQGSEFGSIESVKAASELYSPVTGEVVEVNEALEGAPELVNQDPFAGGWMIKVKLSAEPQGLLDAAAYEQTAVSCH; this is encoded by the coding sequence ATGTATCCCGCAGACATCAAATACACCCCCTCCCACGAATGGGCCAGGATCGAAGGCGACACCGCCACCGTGGGCATCACCTCCTTCGCCCAGGAGCAGCTGGGCGACATCACCTTCGTGGACCTGCCCGCCGTGGGCGCGCAGGTCACCCAGGGCTCGGAGTTCGGCTCCATCGAGTCGGTGAAGGCCGCCAGCGAGCTGTACTCCCCGGTCACGGGCGAGGTGGTGGAGGTCAACGAGGCCCTGGAGGGCGCTCCCGAACTGGTCAACCAGGACCCCTTCGCGGGCGGCTGGATGATCAAGGTGAAGCTCTCGGCCGAGCCCCAGGGCCTGCTGGACGCCGCCGCCTACGAACAGACCGCCGTCTCCTGCCACTAG
- the gcvPA gene encoding aminomethyl-transferring glycine dehydrogenase subunit GcvPA: protein MPYVPHTPEDARAMLETVGVSSVEELFAEIPLALRPKSFDLPPGLSESDTRAKLEDMASRNNTALVSFLGAGFYDHYVPSAVDALTGRGEFYTAYTPYQPEASQGTLQAIFEYQTAVSRLLGMDCANASVYDGGTALCEAVMMAVRQTKRTKVLISETVNPIYRILVDTFTRNLHLSLVTVPHREGATDFAAMQAALDKETACVVVQNPNFFGRVQDASALFSAAKAVGAVSVLSAYPVLASVLKTPGAMGADVAVAEGQSLGLPLSFGGPYLGVMTCTKALVRQMPGRIVGRTEDSKGRTGYVLTLQAREQHIRRQKATSNICSNQALCALRSLAHLCLLGEEGLKRTALLSMENARYAAGKLTAIKGVSLLGQGPIGNEFAVTLPRAAQDVCLALIGRGLVPGFPLGRYYQGLENALLVCCTEKTSKRDIDILAAWLEDEL from the coding sequence ATGCCCTACGTCCCCCACACCCCGGAGGACGCAAGGGCCATGCTGGAGACCGTCGGCGTCTCTTCCGTGGAAGAGCTCTTCGCCGAGATCCCCCTGGCCCTGCGCCCCAAGAGTTTCGACCTGCCCCCGGGCCTCTCCGAGTCGGACACGCGCGCCAAGCTCGAAGACATGGCCTCGCGCAACAACACCGCCCTGGTGAGCTTCCTGGGCGCCGGATTCTACGACCACTACGTGCCCTCGGCCGTGGACGCCCTCACCGGACGCGGCGAGTTCTACACGGCCTACACGCCCTACCAGCCCGAGGCCAGCCAGGGCACGCTCCAGGCCATCTTCGAGTACCAGACGGCCGTGAGCCGCCTGCTGGGCATGGACTGCGCCAACGCCTCGGTCTACGACGGCGGCACGGCCCTCTGCGAGGCCGTGATGATGGCCGTGCGCCAGACCAAGCGCACCAAGGTGCTCATCAGCGAGACGGTGAACCCCATCTACCGCATCCTGGTGGACACCTTCACGCGCAACCTGCACCTGTCGCTGGTCACCGTGCCCCACCGCGAGGGCGCCACCGACTTCGCCGCCATGCAGGCCGCCCTGGACAAGGAAACCGCCTGCGTGGTGGTGCAGAATCCCAACTTCTTCGGCCGCGTGCAGGACGCCTCCGCCCTGTTCTCCGCCGCCAAGGCCGTCGGCGCGGTGTCCGTGCTGAGCGCCTATCCCGTGCTGGCCAGCGTGCTCAAGACGCCCGGGGCCATGGGCGCGGACGTGGCCGTGGCCGAGGGCCAGAGCCTGGGCCTGCCCCTCTCCTTCGGCGGCCCCTACCTCGGCGTGATGACCTGCACCAAGGCCCTGGTGCGCCAGATGCCCGGACGCATCGTGGGCCGCACGGAGGACTCCAAGGGCCGCACCGGCTACGTGCTCACGCTCCAGGCGCGCGAGCAGCACATCCGCCGCCAGAAGGCCACCTCCAACATCTGCTCCAACCAGGCCCTGTGCGCCCTGCGCAGCCTGGCCCACCTGTGCCTGCTGGGCGAGGAAGGCCTCAAGCGCACGGCGCTTCTCTCCATGGAGAACGCCCGCTACGCCGCCGGGAAACTCACGGCCATCAAGGGCGTGAGCCTGCTGGGCCAGGGCCCCATCGGCAACGAGTTCGCCGTCACGCTGCCCCGCGCCGCCCAGGACGTGTGCCTGGCCCTCATCGGGCGCGGCCTCGTGCCGGGCTTCCCCTTGGGCCGCTACTACCAGGGCCTGGAAAACGCCCTGTTGGTGTGCTGCACCGAGAAGACCTCCAAACGCGACATCGACATACTGGCCGCCTGGCTGGAGGACGAACTATGA